The genomic window GAGCTCGAAGCGCACGTCATGCAACCACATTGGCTGTACATCGCGACGTTCGCGAACGGCGTGCACAAGGTCGGTACCGCCGCGGATACGAGAAAGTGGGGCAGGCTTGCCGAGCAAGGCGCCATGTGCGCCCAGTACGTCGCCCGGGCCGAGGACGGCAAGGTGATTCGCGTACTCGAAGACCGGGTGACCGAGGCGCTCCAGGTGCGGCAGGCCGTCAGATCGTCCGCGAAGGCCGCAGCGTTGGCATTACCGATCGACACCGCCCGACTCGATGCCGCGACCGGCGCCCTCGCTGCGCGTGTGCGCTCGATGATCGAGCCGGAGGACGGAGAGACCGAATACAGGATCGTCGACGAGTCCTGGCAAGCACCGGGATTCCGTGACCTTGCAACGGGAAACAGGCTCGCATACCCGAACGACCTCACAGCCGGGACTCATGGGTTCACCGTCGACGCGTGTATCGGACAGACTGCTGTCGTCACGGTCGAGGACAGCTCCTACGTCGTCGACCTGCACGAACTCAAAGGGCGCCGTGTCGAATTCGGTGATTATTCGACCGAGCTGCCGCCGGTGCAGTCGGCGCTGTTCTGAAGGTCCACGTGAGTGGAAATACATAGCAGAGTATGTATTTCCGCTCACAACAGGACTACAGGCCGCGGGCGAAGACTCGAAGCTCCTCCAGGGTGGTCTCGGCTGCGGCTCGTGCCCTCGGGAGGTCGTCGAGGTCCGCGGTCGGCTCGATGACCTCGAGGTACGCCTTCATCTTGGGTTCGGTTCCCGACGGTCGTACGATGACCCGGATTCCGTTGCCCGAAAGCTCGACCGCGTCGGTGCGCAGCGGACCCGGTTCCTCGAGCAGGTCGGTGACGGTGACCGGACGACCGGCCAGCTGGGCCGGGGGATCGGAACGCAGCTGTGCCATCATCGATTCGATCATGCTCAGATCGTCCACGCGGGTGGATACCTGGGTGCCCGCGTGCACCCCGAACTCGACTGCCAGAGCGTCCAGTACGTCGAGAACCGTGCGGCCCTCGGATTTCAGCGTCGCGGCAAGGTCGGCCAGCATCACTGCCGCCGAGATCCCGTCCTTGTCGTTGACCGAGGACGGGTCGACGCAGTGGCCGATCGCTTCCTCGTAGGCGTAGACCAGGCCGTTTCCAGCGCGCACGAGCCATTTGAATCCGGTCAACGTCCGGGCGTACCGCGCACCACGTGCGGGGGCCAACGCCGACAGCAGCTGAGACGAGACGATCGTGTTGGCCACCAACGAATCCGGTGGGGCAGACTTCAGGATGTGATCGGCGAGAAGAGCGCCGGTTTCATCGCCGCTGAGCATGCGCCAACCCAGCGGCCCGCGCGCGCCGATCGCACACCGGTCCGCATCGGGATCGAGCGCTATCGCGAGATCGGCGTCGACCTCATCGGCCAGAGCGAGAAGCGCGTCGGATGCTCCTGGTTCTTCCGGGTTGGGGAATGCGACGGTCGGAAACTCGGGGTCGGGATCGAATTGGCTTGTCACGACGTGTACGTCACGAAATCCGAGTCCCCCCAACGCGGTACAGGCGATTTCGCCTCCGACGCCATGCATGGGCGTCAACGCGATGCGGATATTTCTGCTGCTGGACCGTACGAGGTGGGGGAGGGTGTCGAGGTAGCGGGCGGTCACATCCGATCCGCCGGGGGCCACGAGCGCTCGGGGTACGTCGATGGCGCGTCCGACAGCGGCAATCTCGGCTTCGATCTGCCCGTCGGCAGGAGGAATCAGCTGCGCTCCGCCCCTGAGATAGACCTTGTAGCCGTTGTCGGCGGCGGGGTTGTGAGAAGCAGTGATCTGCACTCCGAGCTCGGAGTCGAGCGCGCGCACGGCGAACGCCAGGACGGGTGTCGGGAGCGGCCGGGGAAGTAGGATCACCGTAAAGCCCTGGGCTGCAAATGTTTCGGAGGCGGCTGTCGCAAACGCTTCGGAACCGTGCCTGGCGTCGCGCCCGACGACCACCGTCGATCCGTCGTGGCCCTGCTCTTTTAACCACGCACCGATTCCCGCGGACGTTCGTACGACGACAGCGACGTTCATGCCGTTCGGTCCGCCGCGAACTTCACCGCGAAGTCCTGCGGTTCCGAAACTCAGCGGAGCGCGGAAGCGTTCTGCCAGTTCGGCATCGGTCAGTTCGGTCAGTTCCTCACGGGTCGACGGGTCGGGATCAGCGTCGATCCAGGCCGCGACCTGTGCGGCGAGTTCCGAGCTCACAGCTGCGTCACCAATTGAAACAGCAGCTCACCCATCCTCGATGCCGATGCCTTGCCCGCTTCGAGAACTTCCTTGTGGTCGAGGTGTTCACCGGTCATCCCCGCCGCAAGATTGGTCACCAGGGACACTCCGAGAACACGTGCGCCGAGGGCTCGTGCCGCGATGGTTTCGTGCACCGTCGACATGCCGACGAGGTCGGCTCCGATCGTGCGGAGCATCCGAATCTCGGCAGGAGTCTCGTAGTGCGGGCCGGGAAGGCCTGCGTAAACACCGTCTTCGAGCGACGGGTCGATGCTTCGGGCTAGTTCGCGGAGTTCGGTCGAATACGCGTCGACCAGATCGACGAATTCGGCGCCGATCAGTGGCGACCTCGCCGTTAGGTTCAGATGGTCCGAGATGAGGACGGGTTGCCCGACGCTCATACCCTCACGGATGCCGCCTGCTGCATTGGTGAGGACGACGGTGGTCGATCCTGCCGCGATGGCGGTGCGGACGGGGTGCACGACGCGCCGAAGTTCGTGACCCTCGTAGGCGTGCGTGCGGCCCTGTAGGAGAAGGGTGTGGGTGCCGTCCACGTTCACCGACGTGATGGTGCCAGAGTGTCCCGACGCCGAAGGAGGTGCGAACCCGGGGAGGTCGGCCATGCGGATCGTGGCTGTCGGCTCGCCGAATCGATCGGCGGCAGCTTGCCAGCCCGAGCCGAGGACGATGGCCACCGAATGTTCGGCGACTCCTGTCGCGTCGGCGATGGCGGCGGCGGCCGTCGCTGCGGCACCCGTCGGGTCGACAGTCGGATCGGCTTCGTGCGCGTCTGTAGTTCCCACGGGACAACCCTAGGAGATCGATCGCTCGCATCGGGCGCCGGCCGCCATCGTCTCGGGTGATGTGTGGGCACAGTGCACCCATCACCCTCTCTCGAGCGGGGGATCCCCCGCTCGAGAGAGAACGAGTGGTGCGTCCTGCCCACCGATATCGCTGCAGCGCTCAAGTTACTGCCGGGTAGTATTCGCTCATGCCATATCTGGAGCGCAACGGTGACGTCCACATTCTCTTCCTCGGCGACAAGGACGGTGCCGAGAACGTCGAGAACCGATTCCACCCCGACTGGATCGAGAAGATCCATGCGCTCCTGGACGAGGTCGAAGCAATCGACGGACCAGCCGCGCTGGTGACCACCGCGACCGGCAAGTTCTTCACCAACGGACTCGATACCGATTGGCTGTTCGCCAACCTCGACAACGTCACGTGGTACCTCGACCGCGTCCACACGCTGTACACGCGTCTCCTCGCGTTCCCGATGGCGACGATTGCTGCGGTGCAGGGGCATGCGTTCGGTGCTGGTGCCATGCTGGCCACCGCGCACGACTTCCGAGTCGTACGTGCCGATCGTGGGTTCTACTGTCTGCCCGAGGTCAACCTGAACATGCCCTTCACGGTGGGCATGTCGGCGTTGGTCACCGGCCGGTTGCCCAAGCAGACGGCCGTCGAAGCGATGACGACGGGACGCCGGTACGGAGGCGTCGACGCCGTCGCGTCCGGGATCGCAGATGTCGCAGTGGCCGAAGATCAGGTGCTCACCTCGGCTGTGGAGCGCGCAGCGGCGCTCACCAGCACGCGCGGAAAGAACCTTGCCGGCATCAAAGCGGGGATCCACACGGACGTACTCGCTGCACTGAACATTCCAACGGGCGAGAGCAACTTCAGCTTCGGAAACCAGTAGTGACAGACTGGTGCGGTGATCGATGAGACCGATGCCGGTGTGCGCAGGGCCGCACCAGAGCTGATCGCGCTGTCGCATTCGATTCATTCGGAGCCGGAGTTGGCGTTCGAGGAGTATCGCAGCGCGGCAAAGGTCTGCGAGGTTCTCGCCTCACACGGCTTCGAGATCGATTCCGGTGTCGCAGACATCCCGACCGCGTTCACTGCGAGCTATGGGTCAGGTGAATTGACCATCGGCATCTGCGCGGAGTACGACGCGCTCCCCGAGATCGGCCACGCATGTGGCCACAACATCATCGCGGCGTCGGCCGTCGGTGCTGCGATCGCGCTTGCGCCGTTCGCCGAAAAACTCGGCATCACAATTCGGGTGCTCGGCACTCCGGCCGAGGAGAGCGGCGGCGGCAAGGTGCTGATGCTCGAACGCGGAGTGTTCGACGGAGTTGCCGCGGCATTGATGGTCCATCCAGGCCCCTTCGACATCGTCGGCGCGACGTCGCTGGCTCTTTCCGATATAGCTGTTCGTTTCACCGGTCGTGCGGCCCATGCGTCGGCCGCGCCGGAGTGGGGAATCAACGCGGGTGATGCGCTCACTGTCAGCCAGGTCGCGATCGGGTTGCTGCGACAGCATCTTGCGCCGGGTCAGCAGCTCCACGGCATCGTCAGCGACGGCGGCCTCGCGCCCAATATCGTTCCGGGCCACTCCGAACTTCTCTACTACCTTCGCGCGCACACCTCGGAGTCCTTGGCTGCGTTGACAGAGAAGGCGTATCGATGTTTCGACGCAGGCGCGCTCGCAACGGGTTGTACGCACGAGATCCGTACCATCTCACCGACATACGCAGAACTGACGCCCGATCCCTGGCTGGTTGCGCAGTTCAGGCGTGAAGCCGAAGCGATCGGACGTACACCACTTGCACCTGAACTGGAAGGATTTCGCCCTCTGGGCAGCACCGACATGGGAAACGTGACGAATGTACTTCCGGGAATCCATCCCGTCATCGGCTTGGATTCGTCCGGCGCCGTGACGCATCAGCCCGAATTCGCGGCCGCGTGCGTCACCGCATCCGCGGACACTGCGGTTCTCGACGGCGCCCGGCTGCTCGCAAGAACGGCCGCAGCGGCGTCACAGGACACCGACGTCAGATCTCGCCTGCTCGAGGGCGTCCAAGCTCGGTCTGCGCGATGATCGACAGGTTCGCGCTCGTCGACAAGTGGATTCTCGACCACACCGACGATCTGTCGCAGTGGCGAAGGCACATTCACGCCAACCCCGAGTTGGCTCGACAGGAATTCGCCACCACGTCGTTCGTCATGGAAACGCTCGAAGCGGCGGGCTGACCCCCAAGCTGCTGCCTGGAGGTACCGGCCTGATCTGCGACATGGGTCCGAGTGGCCCTCGTGTCGCGCTTCGCGCCGACATGGATGCGCTTCCGCTGCAGGAGTTCACGGGCGCAACGTACAGCTCGACGGTCCCCGGCGTCTCGCATGCATGTGGGCACGACGCACACACCACGGTGCTGTTGGGCACCGCGCTTGCGTTGTCGTCGTTGCCTGATCTGCCTTTCGGAATTCGGCTGATCTTCCAGCCTGCCGAGGAGGTGATGCCCGGTGGAGCGCTGGACGTCGTGGCCGCAGGCGGACTCGACGATGTCACGAAGATCTTTGCGCTGCACTGTGATCCACGACTGGAGGTCGGGAAGGTCGGCGTGCGCGTCGGC from Rhodococcus sp. P1Y includes these protein-coding regions:
- a CDS encoding DUF2797 domain-containing protein; this encodes MGTREVGYVGLRGNRVGFAALGVQRWCTGRIAFRKGKGSEYVACPQQRPVDVGSQCAECESKDGFRFVHTIHRGGFVSRELEAHVMQPHWLYIATFANGVHKVGTAADTRKWGRLAEQGAMCAQYVARAEDGKVIRVLEDRVTEALQVRQAVRSSAKAAALALPIDTARLDAATGALAARVRSMIEPEDGETEYRIVDESWQAPGFRDLATGNRLAYPNDLTAGTHGFTVDACIGQTAVVTVEDSSYVVDLHELKGRRVEFGDYSTELPPVQSALF
- a CDS encoding phospho-sugar mutase, with protein sequence MSSELAAQVAAWIDADPDPSTREELTELTDAELAERFRAPLSFGTAGLRGEVRGGPNGMNVAVVVRTSAGIGAWLKEQGHDGSTVVVGRDARHGSEAFATAASETFAAQGFTVILLPRPLPTPVLAFAVRALDSELGVQITASHNPAADNGYKVYLRGGAQLIPPADGQIEAEIAAVGRAIDVPRALVAPGGSDVTARYLDTLPHLVRSSSRNIRIALTPMHGVGGEIACTALGGLGFRDVHVVTSQFDPDPEFPTVAFPNPEEPGASDALLALADEVDADLAIALDPDADRCAIGARGPLGWRMLSGDETGALLADHILKSAPPDSLVANTIVSSQLLSALAPARGARYARTLTGFKWLVRAGNGLVYAYEEAIGHCVDPSSVNDKDGISAAVMLADLAATLKSEGRTVLDVLDALAVEFGVHAGTQVSTRVDDLSMIESMMAQLRSDPPAQLAGRPVTVTDLLEEPGPLRTDAVELSGNGIRVIVRPSGTEPKMKAYLEVIEPTADLDDLPRARAAAETTLEELRVFARGL
- a CDS encoding purine-nucleoside phosphorylase; this translates as MGTTDAHEADPTVDPTGAAATAAAAIADATGVAEHSVAIVLGSGWQAAADRFGEPTATIRMADLPGFAPPSASGHSGTITSVNVDGTHTLLLQGRTHAYEGHELRRVVHPVRTAIAAGSTTVVLTNAAGGIREGMSVGQPVLISDHLNLTARSPLIGAEFVDLVDAYSTELRELARSIDPSLEDGVYAGLPGPHYETPAEIRMLRTIGADLVGMSTVHETIAARALGARVLGVSLVTNLAAGMTGEHLDHKEVLEAGKASASRMGELLFQLVTQL
- a CDS encoding enoyl-CoA hydratase/isomerase family protein, translated to MPYLERNGDVHILFLGDKDGAENVENRFHPDWIEKIHALLDEVEAIDGPAALVTTATGKFFTNGLDTDWLFANLDNVTWYLDRVHTLYTRLLAFPMATIAAVQGHAFGAGAMLATAHDFRVVRADRGFYCLPEVNLNMPFTVGMSALVTGRLPKQTAVEAMTTGRRYGGVDAVASGIADVAVAEDQVLTSAVERAAALTSTRGKNLAGIKAGIHTDVLAALNIPTGESNFSFGNQ
- a CDS encoding M20 family metallopeptidase, which translates into the protein MIDETDAGVRRAAPELIALSHSIHSEPELAFEEYRSAAKVCEVLASHGFEIDSGVADIPTAFTASYGSGELTIGICAEYDALPEIGHACGHNIIAASAVGAAIALAPFAEKLGITIRVLGTPAEESGGGKVLMLERGVFDGVAAALMVHPGPFDIVGATSLALSDIAVRFTGRAAHASAAPEWGINAGDALTVSQVAIGLLRQHLAPGQQLHGIVSDGGLAPNIVPGHSELLYYLRAHTSESLAALTEKAYRCFDAGALATGCTHEIRTISPTYAELTPDPWLVAQFRREAEAIGRTPLAPELEGFRPLGSTDMGNVTNVLPGIHPVIGLDSSGAVTHQPEFAAACVTASADTAVLDGARLLARTAAAASQDTDVRSRLLEGVQARSAR